In Doryrhamphus excisus isolate RoL2022-K1 chromosome 7, RoL_Dexc_1.0, whole genome shotgun sequence, one genomic interval encodes:
- the pacsin2 gene encoding protein kinase C and casein kinase substrate in neurons protein 2 isoform X8, translating to MSGSYDDSMIDVSSDSFWEVGNYKRTVKRVDDGNRLCNDLMSCIHERARIEKSYAQQLTEWGKRWRQLIEKGPQYGMLERAWASLCTEAEKVSELHMEVKASLMGEDYEKLKNWQRDAYHKQMIGGFKETKEAEDGFRKAQKPWAKKLKEVETMKKSYHSACKEEKLAASRETNSKLESNNNPEAQKKLQEKVEKCQQEAHKTKERYEKSLEELDKLTPQYMENMEQVFEQWQQFEDKRIRFFKELLLEVKQHLDLSTNHRFQTIYHTLEDTIQATDAEEDLKWFRSNHGPGMPMNWPQFEDWSIDLNRTLSRREKKKPSEGVTLTGISQTGSDQPVQPLKTSSSASSMERTPDWSDEDTTTTTAATTFPANGNGNPFEDEPASPVISVPVRALYDYEGQEQDELSFKAGDELTKIGEEDDQGWCKGRLKNGQIGLYPANYVEDIQ from the exons ATGTCGGGTTCCTACGACGACTCCATGATCGACGTCTCCAGCGACAGCTTCTGGGAG GTGGGCAACTACAAGCGCACCGTGAAGCGCGTGGATGACGGCAACCGGCTATGCAACGACCTCATGAGCTGCATCCACGAGCGGGCGCGTATCGAGAAGTCGTACGCCCAGCAGCTCACCGAGTGGGGCAAACGCTGGCGGCAGCTCATAGAGAAAG GCCCCCAGTACGGCATGCTGGAGCGGGCGTGGGCGTCCCTGTGCACGGAGGCGGAGAAGGTGAGCGAGCTCCACATGGAGGTGAAAGCCTCGCTGATGGGCGAGGACTACGAGAAGCTGAAGAACTGGCAGCGCGACGCCTACCATAAGCAGATGATCGGCGGCTTCAAGGAGACCAAGGAGGCCGAGGACGGCTTCCGCAAGGCGCAGAAGCCCTGGGCCAAGAAGCTCAAGGAG GTGGAGACCATGAAGAAGTCCTACCATTCCGCCTGCAAGGAGGAAAAGCTGGCGGCCAGCAGGGAGACCAACAGCAAACTGGAGAGCAACAACAATCCAGAAGCGCAGAAGAAGCTCCAGGAGAAGGTGGAGAAGTGCCAGCAGGAGGCGCACAAG ACGAAAGAACGCTATGAGAAGTCCTTGGAGGAGCTGGACAAGCTGACCCCCCAGTACATGGAGAACATGGAGCAGGTGTTTGAGCAGTGGCAGCAGTTTGAAGACAAACGCATTCGCTTTTTCAAAGAGCTTCTCTTGGAGGTCAAGCAGCACCTGGACCTCTCCACCAATCACAG GTTCCAGACCATTTACCACACGCTGGAAGACACAATCCAAGCCACCGACGCAGAGGAGGACCTGAAATGGTTCCGATCCAATCACGGACCCGGCATGCCCATGAACTGGCCCCAATTTGAG GACTGGTCCATAGACCTGAACCGCACCCTCAGCAGACGGGAGAAGAAGAAACCATCAGAGGGCGTCACGCTGACGGGCATCAGTCAGACTGGATCCGACCAGCCGGTCCAGCCTCTCAAGACCAGCAGCAG CGCCAGCAGCATGGAGAGGACGCCGGACTGGTCGGACGaggacaccaccaccaccaccgccgccaccacTTTTCCGGCAAACGGGAACGGGAACCCCTTCGAAGACGAGCCGGCCTCCCCGGTCATCTCCGTGCCCGTCCGAGCGCTTTACGACTACGAGGGGCAGGAGCAGGATGAGCTGAGCTTCAAAGCGG GGGACGAGCTGACCAAAATTGGTGAGGAGGACGACCAGGGATGGTGCAAAGGCCGACTCAAGAACGGGCAGATTGGCCTCTATCCTGCTAACTATGTGGAGGACATCCAGTAA